In Prunus dulcis chromosome 1, ALMONDv2, whole genome shotgun sequence, the following are encoded in one genomic region:
- the LOC117616052 gene encoding E3 ubiquitin-protein ligase CIP8, with protein MAETPSQSPPRSVPEAETETLQYWCYHCNKRVSIETLANLPDIICQECKNGFVESIPAVSYAQSDPPSESTDQVDDPTFGSPFLQVLRLIAQAAREEDAPPPLPQNPLPEDDFFRIEMDGWDNDEDEDDAHSVEFHNQGGEENEEAGEEVEDEEDRSDNDDEENQEDQQETDEQDVRRRRRDVLRLRIRDIATRARTGRNRILDWAEILMGLEDNSIEFRLEVPESDRYIGNPEDYVDAAGYEALLQTLAESDNAGRRGAPPASKNAVSELPTVKIASEDEALVCAICKDMVNVGEVSKKLPCGHGYHGDCIVPWLSSRNSCPVCRFELPTDDPEYEEKRQKRTVTISAAGASGSGGDNSVSH; from the coding sequence ATGGCTGAAACTCCATCTCAGTCGCCACCACGATCTGTGCCGGAGGCGGAGACGGAGACGCTGCAGTACTGGTGCTACCACTGCAACAAACGCGTGTCCATCGAAACCCTCGCCAATCTGCCGGACATCATCTGCCAGGAGTGCAAGAACGGTTTCGTCGAGTCGATACCGGCTGTGTCGTATGCACAGTCGGATCCTCCATCTGAATCGACGGATCAGGTTGACGACCCGACTTTCGGCTCTCCCTTCCTCCAGGTGCTCCGTTTAATAGCTCAAGCGGCGCGTGAAGAGGACGCTCCACCACCGCTGCCACAAAATCCTTTGCCCGAGGATGATTTCTTCAGGATTGAGATGGACGGGTGGGACAACGACGAGGACGAAGACGATGCGCACAGTGTTGAGTTTCACAACCAAGGAGGTGAGGAAAATGAAGAAGCCGGGGAGGAAgtagaagacgaagaagataGATCGGATAACGACGATGAAGAGAACCAGGAGGATCAGCAAGAGACCGATGAACAAGACGTGAGACGACGTCGTCGCGATGTGCTTCGTCTCCGCATCCGAGACATTGCGACCCGAGCAAGGACCGGGAGGAACCGGATTCTGGACTGGGCTGAGATCTTGATGGGACTGGAGGACAACTCGATCGAGTTCCGGCTTGAGGTACCCGAATCGGACCGATATATCGGCAATCCCGAGGATTACGTGGACGCAGCTGGCTATGAGGCTTTGTTGCAGACCTTGGCTGAAAGTGATAACGCTGGAAGGAGAGGGGCTCCACCGGCGTCCAAAAACGCCGTATCTGAGTTACCGACGGTCAAAATTGCGTCGGAGGATGAGGCCTTAGTGTGCGCCATATGCAAGGATATGGTGAATGTTGGTGAAGTGTCGAAAAAGCTGCCATGTGGGCATGGGTACCACGGTGATTGCATTGTGCCTTGGCTGAGTTCCAGGAATTCTTGCCCGGTTTGCCGGTTCGAGCTGCCCACCGATGACCCTGAATATGAGGAGAAGAGGCAGAAGCGAACTGTGACTATCAGTGCAGCCGGAGCTTCCGGTTCTGGTGGAGATAATTCGGTCTCCCATTGA
- the LOC117616466 gene encoding uncharacterized protein LOC117616466: protein LADQCLSILLSHSQQGGLRQMAVSDAVAGNLTTIYVAVITGIKAYGVVFGQSFSGGFVLIVSTIVVCLILIATLTWDVSRKATYAIRRDHSVHVHDMCKGGICWHGVAVQSSASEVRLRLPHQLSYGSSLN from the coding sequence TTAGCAGATCAGTGTCTCTCAATTCTATTATCTCATTCTCAACAAGGCGGGCTGAGGCAGATGGCCGTTTCTGATGCAGTGGCTGGGAACTTGACGACGATCTACGTGGCAGTGATCACAGGGATCAAGGCGTATGGGGTGGTGTTTGGTCAGAGCTTCAGTGGTGGCTTTGTGCTAATCGTGTCCACCATCGTTGTGTGCCTTATCCTGATTGCGACTCTGACGTGGGACGTGTCCCGTAAAGCCACGTATGCAATCCGGCGCGACCATTCTGTTCATGTCCACGACATGTGCAAGGGTGGTATTTGCTGGCATGGTGTCGCTGTCCAGTCGTCGGCTTCTGAGGTCCGGCTTAGGCTCCCGCACCAACTCAGCTACGGCTCGTCGTTAAATTGA
- the LOC117614038 gene encoding endoplasmin homolog — MRKWTIPSALLLLCLLSLLPDQGRKLQANAEGSSEELVDPPKVEDKIGAVPNGLSTDSDVAKREAESISKRSLRSNAEQFQFQAEVSRLMDIIIHSLYSNKDIFLRELISNASDALDKIRFLALTDKEVLGEGDDTNLEIQIKLDKEKRILSIRDRGIGMTKEDLIKNLGTIAKSGTSAFVEKMQTSGDLNLIGQFGVGFYSVYLVADNVEVISKHNDDKQHVWESRADGSFVVSEDTYNEPLGRGTEIRLHLREEAGEYLEESKLKELVKKYSEFINFPIHLWASKEVDVEVPADEDESSDEEESPESKSSEEETEKSEDEDEDSEKKPKTKKIKETTYEWELLNDVKAIWLRNPKEVTDEEYTKFYHSLSKDFGDEKPLSWSHFTAEGDVEFKAVLFVPPKAPHDLYESYYNANKSNLKLYVRRVFISDEFDELLPKYLNFLKGLVDSDTLPLNVSREMLQQHSSLKTIKKKLIRKALDMIRKLAEEDPDESNDKDKKELEKSSDDDEKRGQYTRFWNEFGKSIKLGIIEDAANRNRLAKLLRFESTKSDGKLTSLDQYISRMKSGQKDIFYITGASKEQLEKSPFIERLKKKNYEVIFFTDPVDEYLMQYLMDYEDKKFQNVSKEGLKLGKDSKDKEVKESYKELTKWWKNALASDNVDDVKLSNRLADTPCVVVTSKYGWSANMERIMQSQTLSDASKQAYMRGKRILEINPRHPIIKELRERVVKNAEDESVKQTAQLIYQTALMESGFNLPDPKDFASRIYSSVKSSLNINPDVAVEEEEDVEEVETETAANEATATPEADADTLKDEL, encoded by the exons ATGAGGAAGTGGACGATCCCTTCCGCTCTGCTTCTGCTGtgccttctctctctcctgccGGATCAGG GTCGGAAATTACAGGCCAATGCAGAGGGTAGTTCTGAGGAGCTCGTAGATCCACCAAAGGTTGAGGACAAGATCGGGGCTGTTCCCAATGGGCTATCCACCGACTCTGACGTCGCTAAGAG GGAGGCCGAGTCAATCTCAAAGAGATCCCTCCGCAGCAACGCGGAACAGTTTCAGTTCCAGGCAGAGGTGTCTCGGCTCATGGACATTATTATCCACTCTCTCTATAGCAACAAAGACATTTTCCTCAGGGAGCTGATCTCCAATGCTTCTGAT GCGCTCGACAAGATTAGATTCCTTGCCCTTACAGACAAGGAGGTTTTGGGTGAAGGCGATGACACTAACCTCGAAATACAG ATTAAATTAGACAAGGAGAAGAGAATCCTCTCCATACGTGACAGGGGTATAGGTATGACAAAGGAGGACTTAATCAAGAACTTGGGAACCATAGCAAAATCTGGAACTTCAG CCTTTGTAGAGAAGATGCAGACAAGTGGTGATCTCAATCTTATCGGGCAATTTGGAGTTGGGTTCTACTCTGTATACCTCGTTGCAGATAATGTGGAAGTCATCAGCAAACACAATGATGACAAACA GCATGTTTGGGAGTCAAGGGCTGATGGGTCATTTGTAGTTTCTGAGGATACATATAATGAACCACTGGGACGTGGTACTGAAATTAGATTGCATCTTAGAGAAGAAGCAGGGGAATATTTGGAAGAGAGCAAACTAAAA gAGTTGGTGAAGAAATATTCTGAATTTATCAACTTCCCCATCCACCTCTGGGCAAGCAAAGAGGTTGATGTGGAGGTTCCTGCCGATGAGGATGAGTCCTCTGATGAGGAAGAATCAC CTGAAAGCAAATCCTCCGAGGAAGAAACTGAGAAaagtgaagatgaagatgaagattctgagaaaaaaccaaagacaaagaaaataaaagaaactacTTATGAATGGGAGCTTCTAAATGATGTTAAGGCTATATGGTTGCGCAATCCAAAGGAAGTAACTGATGAAGAGTACACCAAATTCTATCACTCTCTTTCCAAG GATTTTGGTGATGAGAAGCCTTTATCATGGAGCCACTTTACCGCTGAAGGTGACGTAGAATTCAAGGCTGTCCTGTTTGTGCCTCCTAAGGCTCCTCATGATCTATATGAGAGCTACTATAATGCCAATAAATCCAACTTGAAGTTGTATGTTAGAAGGGTTTTCATATCAGATGAATTTGATGAGCTTTTGCCAAAGTATCTGAATTTTTTGAAG GGTCTTGTTGATTCTGATACCTTGCCACTCAATGTATCACGAGAAATGCTTCAACAACACAGCAGTTTGAAGACAATTAAGAAGAAGCTCATCCGGAAAGCCCTTGATATGATCCGTAAACTTGCTGAGGAAGATCCTGATGAGTCCAATGACAAAGACAAGAAAG AGCTTGAGAAATccagtgatgatgatgagaagAGAGGCCAATATACTAGATTCTGGAATGAATTCGGCAAGTCCATTAAGCTTGGTATCATTGAAGATGCGGCTAACAGGAATCGTTTGGCAAAACTCCTAAGATTTGAGAG CACCAAGTCAGATGGAAAATTGACTTCACTAGATCAGTACATTTCAAGGATGAAATCTGGGCAGAAGGACATATTTTACATTACTGGAGCCAGCAAAGAACAGTTGGAAAAATCTCCGTTCATTGAGCGGcttaagaagaaaaattatgaG GTTATTTTCTTCACAGATCCAGTTGATGAATATCTGATGCAATACTTGATGGACTATGAAGACAAGAAATTCCAGAACGTGTCAAAGGAGGGTTTGAAACTTGGTAAAGACTCAAAAGACAAGGAAGTCAAGGAATCATACAAGGAACTCACTAAATGGTGGAAGAATGCTCTTGCCAGTGACAATGTGGATGATGTGAAGCTGTCCAACCGTTTGGCTGACACGCCTTGTGTGGTTGTGACATCAAAGTATGGTTGGAGTGCAAACATGGAGAGGATCATGCAGTCTCAGACTTTATCAGATGCTAGCAAACAAGCATACATGCGTGGCAAGAGGATCCTTGAGATTAACCCAAGGCACCCAATCATCAAGGAGCTCCGGGAGAGAGTAGTAAAGAATGCTGAG GATGAGAGCGTAAAGCAGACAGCACAGCTTATTTACCAGACTGCACTCATGGAGAGCGGTTTCAATCTTCCAGACCCCAAGGATTTTGCCTCCCGCATCTACAGTTCAGTGAAGTCTAGCCTAAACATAAACCCTGATGTTGCAgttgaggaggaagaagatgttGAAGAGGTTGAGACAGAAACTGCTGCAAATGAAGCGACAGCTACCCCTGAGGCTGATGCAGATACACTGAAGGATGAGTTGTAG
- the LOC117614125 gene encoding thaumatin-like protein 1: MDMNLMAIFHFSSLYITLILFTICKGISGATFTIINKCDYTIWPGILSNAGSSRLDSTGLQLQHGASRSFQSPPNWSGRFWARTGCNFDPTTGQGTCTTGDCGSNQVECNGAGANPPATLAEFTIGGSDNQDFYDVSLVDGYNLPMMVEPSGGSGSCLSTGCATDLNQRCPAELRVGDGAACKSACEAFGSPEYCCNGAFGTPDTCKPSVYSEMFKAACPRSYSYAYDDASSTFTCTGADYTITFCPSTTSQKSASTSPTTSNGSGQTTTTTNNGSGGGSGTTAEVPAVVGNSNSPPPWFPNFFTGDSTKTLSSSALYTSLVASSATLFLFLSLSLLHS; this comes from the exons ATGGATATGAATCTGATGGCCAtcttccatttttcttctttgtacATCACCCTcattttgtttacaatttgcAAAG GCATATCGGGAGCTACATTTACAATCATAAACAAGTGCGACTACACTATATGGCCCGGAATTCTATCCAATGCCGGCAGTAGCAGATTAGACAGCACCGGCCTCCAACTCCAACACGGCGCCTCCCGTTCATTTCAATCCCCACCCAACTGGTCAGGCCGATTCTGGGCTCGAACCGGTTGTAACTTCGACCCCACCACCGGTCAGGGCACCTGCACCACCGGAGACTGCGGCTCCAACCAAGTCGAGTGCAATGGCGCCGGCGCTAACCCACCAGCCACTCTCGCCGAGTTCACGATCGGCGGCTCCGACAACCAGGATTTCTACGACGTCAGCTTAGTGGACGGCTACAACTTACCCATGATGGTGGAGCCGAGCGGCGGGTCGGGTAGTTGTTTGTCGACTGGGTGCGCAACAGACTTGAACCAGCGGTGCCCGGCTGAGTTACGGGTCGGGGACGGCGCGGCGTGTAAGAGTGCGTGTGAGGCTTTTGGGAGCCCGGAGTATTGTTGCAACGGCGCGTTTGGTACCCCCGACACTTGTAAGCCGTCGGTTTATTCGGAGATGTTTAAAGCCGCGTGTCCTAGATCGTATAGCTACGCGTATGACGATGCCAGTAGTACATTTACTTGTACTGGAGCTGATTACACCATAACATTCTGCCCTTCCACAACAAg TCAAAAATCTGCAAGTACGTCTCCAACAACAAGTAATGGGTCGGGGCAGACAACAACCACAACAAATAACGGGTCTGGAGGTGGGAGTGGGACGACAGCGGAGGTCCCTGCGGTGGTGGGAAACAGTAACAGTCCTCCTCCATGGTTTCCAAACTTTTTCACTGGAGACTCAACGAAGaccctttcttcttctgctcTTTACACTTCATTGGTTGCTTCCTCTGCCActttatttctctttctttctctatcGTTGCTTCATTCTTAG
- the LOC117612233 gene encoding thaumatin-like protein 1 produces the protein MAPLASLLVSLLTILGLFTSGVLSTTFTMVNKCEYTVWPGILTNAGVPPLPTTGFALQKGETKTISAPTSWGGRFWGRTLCSQDSTGKFSCVTGDCGSGKVECAGNGAAPPATLAEFTLDGSGGLDFFDVSLVDGYNLPMLVVPQGGSGTNCSNTGCVVDLNGLCPSELKVTSADGREGVACKSACEAFQQPQYCCSGAYGTPDTCKPSSYSQIFKNACPHAYSYAYDDRTSTFTCAAADYTITFCPSPSTSEKASQGQNTQPQPTNTTTGTGTPSSTSSSPEPINNTMEYEGASYDQSEASSSTRTTSHAIAGLVTVALAIQLLSQLFF, from the exons ATGGCTCCATTAGCATCATTGTTGGTGTCCCTGTTAACCATACTTGGGCTATTCACATCAG GAGTTCTTTCAACCACATTCACAATGGTGAACAAGTGCGAGTACACAGTTTGGCCCGGCATTCTCACCAACGCCGGCGTGCCTCCCCTTCCGACCACCGGCTTTGCTCTCCAAAAGGGCGAGACCAAGACCATCTCTGCCCCAACCTCCTGGGGCGGCCGCTTCTGGGGCCGAACCCTCTGCTCCCAAGACTCCACCGGCAAATTCTCCTGCGTCACAGGCGATTGCGGCTCCGGCAAAGTAGAATGCGCCGGTAACGGCGCTGCCCCGCCCGCCACTCTCGCTGAGTTCACCCTCGACGGCTCCGGCGGCCTCGATTTCTTTGACGTCAGCCTCGTCGACGGTTACAACCTCCCTATGTTGGTGGTCCCACAGGGCGGCAGTGGGACCAACTGTTCGAACACCGGCTGCGTGGTCGATCTCAACGGCCTTTGCCCTTCCGAGCTCAAGGTCACCAGCGCCGACGGCAGAGAAGGCGTGGCCTGCAAGAGCGCGTGCGAGGCGTTTCAACAGCCGCAGTACTGTTGCAGCGGCGCGTATGGTACTCCGGACACTTGCAAGCCGTCATCCTACTCTCAGATATTCAAGAACGCGTGTCCACATGCTTACAGTTACGCATACGACGATAGGACCAGCACCTTCACATGTGCTGCTGCGGATTACACCATCACTTTCTGCCCCTCGCCTAGCACCAg CGAGAAAGCGTCTCAGGGACAGAACACACAGCCACAGCCTACAAATACTACTACAGGTACAGGTACACCGTCGTCTACAAGCAGCTCACCGGAGCCGATAAACAACACAATGGAATACGAAGGTGCCTCGTACGATCAAAGCGAAGCATCGTCGTCCACGCGTACTACATCACATGCAATTGCGGGTTTGGTTACCGTCGCGCTGGCCATTCAGCTGCTGTCGCAGCTCTTCTTCTAA
- the LOC117633238 gene encoding UPF0307 protein ESA_00243-like produces MAQMGRLLVRQWPVLQQHCCTFHHLLYSPLLPVTTKTGSHRFSLTKVHLATRGVHKLLRGLRPSDYQDANIGSSGSGSDSDSVTYKSRNELKRHARRAVRWAMDLSSFSTPQIKRILRVASLDQDVLDALILVKKFGPDVREGKRRQFNYIGKMLREVEPDLMDALIQATKDSDESKLQALSGPETLSIDDNEEQEEAEETDYEEEEEGSHIDVATRWFDGLINKDVQITNEVYSISNVEFDRQELRKLVRRVHSGLEDEVNSEENGGAKDAARVSAEKSLTRFLRSLAKSSLVIVM; encoded by the exons ATGGCTCAAATGGGACGGCTTCTTGTAAGGCAATGGCCGGTGCTGCAGCAGCATTGCTGTACCTTCCATCATCTTCTCTACTCGCCTTTACTTCCAGTAACCACCAAAACTGGCTCCCATCGTTTCTCTTTGACGAAAGTGCACTTGGCTACTCGCGGCGTCCATAAATTGTTACGCGGACTCAGACCCTCCGACTACCAAGATGCTAACATCGGCAGTTCGGGTTCGGGTTCGGATTCGGATTCGGTTACATATAAGAGCCGCAACGAGTTGAAGCGCCACGCCCGCCGTGCGGTCCGCTGGGCTATGGACCTCTCTTCCTTCTCCACCCCTCAAATCAAACGCATTCTCAG AGTGGCTTCTCTGGACCAAGACGTGCTGGATGCTCTGATTTTAGTGAAG AAATTTGGACCTGATGTCCGAGAAGGGAAGCGAAGGCAGTTCAATTATATTG GAAAAATGCTGCGAGAAGTGGAGCCAGATTTGATGGATGCTTTAATTCAGGCTACAAAAGACAGTGACGAAAGTAAGCTGCAAGCTTTATCTGGTCCAGAGACATTGAGCATTGATGATAATGAGGAGCAAGAAGAAGCGGAAGAAACTGATtatgaggaggaagaagag GGTTCTCATATTGATGTAGCTACCAGATGGTTTGACGGTCTGATCAATAAGGACGTTCAGATCACCAATGAAGTATATTCAATTTCGAATGTTGAGTTTGACCGCCAG GAATTGCGAAAACTTGTCCGTCGAGTGCATTCAGGTTTGGAAGACGAAGTCAATTCAGAGGAGAATGGGGGAGCGAAAGATGCAGCAAGAGTGAGTGCTGAAAAGTCACTCACCAGGTTCCTTCGTTCCCTTGCTAAAAGTAGCCTAGTGATTGTTATGTGA